The genomic segment TGCTCGTATTCATCGCGGCGCTCGGCGAGGTCGGCATCGCGACCGCCAGCGTGCTCGCCGTGCTCGGCGCAGCGGGTCTCGCGATCGGTCTCGCGTTGCAAGGCACGTTGCAGAATATCGCTGCCGGCATGATGTTATTGCTGCTGCGCCCGTTTCGTGTCGGCGACGTGATCGAAGGCAGCGGCGCAGCCGCCGGGATCGTGCGCGAGGTCGGCTTGTTCACCACGCGCATCGAGCGCGGCGACGGCAACGCGGTGTTCGTGCCGAATAGCCAGATATGGAGTAATCCGGTGATCAACTACAGCAGCGGCGGCACGCAGCGAATCGAGGTCGAAGTCGAACTGGCGCAGCGCAAGGATGTCGACGCCGCGATCGGCGAATTGAAAAAACTGGTTGCCGACGAGCCGCGTGTATTGAGTGGCTCGACGCTCGCGCCGATGGTGACGGTCTCGGATTATCCCGACGATGGCGGTGCGAAGTTGCGCATTGCCGCGTGGGTGCGCACGCCGGACGCATCGCTTGCAACCGACGATCTGCACGAGCACGCGCAGGCCGCGCTCGAACAGGCGGGTTGTCCGGTGGCGGCCTGATCTGCGGCTTGTCGTCAACACAGGCCGACGCCCGACGAGACGGAAAAACGCCCCCATCCCATCATAAAAAGCTCTTCGCGCGCGACGCGATCCTTGCAAATCCCTTGTCGCGCCGATAAACGGGCACCTCTATAATCGGACTCTGCTCATTCATGTTGAACCGGACTCACTTGATCGACACATCTGAATCCGCTGGCCGCTCATCGAGCGAAAAAGACAGCACGCCTGGCGTGATCGCCGCGTTGCGCGACGCCACAGCCGAGCGCCATGAATTGCTCCACGAAATCATGCCGCTGTCGGTCGATAGCGTTGCATTGCGCGATTACCTCGCTCACCTGGCAATCTTGCGCGACTGGCTCGAACCGCTCGACGCATGGCTCCAGACTTTCAACGACGGCCCGCAGTCGCCGGCACTCCCTGCAAGCATGAACCGGCTCGCATTGATCGACGCCGATCTCGCGAATGCGTCCGTGAGTCCGCGCGATCTTGCCGGGATCGACGAGATTGCATCGGCGGGCCGCGCGCGTCGCTGGAGCGGGCCGCAGAGCGCCGCTTATCGCTGGGGCGTCTGCTATGTGATCGAAGGTTCGCAGTTGGGCGGCGCAGTCCTGTACGCGCGCCTGAAGGAGCGCCTCGCACCGCATCCGCTCGGCTATCTCGACGCGGGCCGCGACACGCTCGGTCCGCGCTGGCGAGCTTTTACGCGCGCCATTGCCGCCGAAGTGCAAACCCCCGTTTCGATTGACGAAGCGTGCCGCGGCGCGGCCGACGCCTTCGACCGTCTGATCGAACTCGCGCAGCGTCCCGCCGGGGCTGCCTGCACGAGCCTCGCCTGAGCGTTCCGGGATTCCGTTCATGGATAGCTTCCGCCAGAATCCTCCCGCGTCCACGTTTGCACTCGACGCCGCCGCCGTCTTCGATCTGCTGCCTGAAGCCTATGTGATCCTGAATCGCCGCTATGAGATCGTGCTCGCCAACGCGCGTTATCTCGATCTGACCGGACAGTCGCTGATTGATCTGCAGGGCAAATCGATTCTCGACACCAACCAGTTCGGCACCGCCGAACAGCGCGACGCTCGCCGTACGTGGCTGACTACCGCGTTGCGCGAACTGTCGGGCGCGCAACCGAAATGGTCACCGCTGTTTCGCTACGAGATGCCCGTGCATCAGGACGACGGAGCCGGTGAAGAAGAGAGCGCCGGGCAGCGGGTGCCGCGCTACTGGAAGGTCAAGGCGAGCCTGCTCGCCGCATCGCCGGGTCAGGGCGAACCGGGGAACCTGAGCGGTCACATCGTGCTGCGTGTCAGCGAAGTCACCACACAAATCTCCGACTACGAACGCGACCAGCGCGAGCGTGCAAAGCTGCGCTCGCAGGCGCAGTTACGCCTGCTTCTCGCCGACGAAGCCCGCGCGCAGTTGCGCGAACATCAGGAACGCTTTCAGCTCGCGATGGCGTTTTCGCAACTCGGCGCGTGGGAACTCGATCCGGCCACCGGCGTGATCGAATGCACCGATCAATGCAAGACCAATCTCGGCCTGGGTCCGACGTCGGCTTTGTCCGAGCAGCGTCTGTTCGAGCAGATCGTGCATCCCGAAGACCGGGACCGTCTGCGCGCGGCAATGAATCAGGCGCTGGCCGCGCACGAACATTTCGAAGTCGACTACCGGATCGGCTGGGCGAGCGGGGCGATCCGCTGGATCCTCGTGCGCGGTACAGGCCGCTTTCTGCCGGACGGCACGTTGAGTTCGGTGATCGGCTTCACGCTCGACATCACGTCGCGCAAGGAAGCGGAACTTGAGCAGCGCGAGATCGCCGCGAGCGAGAAGCGGGCGCGCGAACACAGCGAACGGCTCGCGATGGCGATGGATCATTTCGTCACGACCGTCAGCCACGAGTTGCGCTCGCCGCTGTCGGCGATCATGTCGTGGACCGATTTGTTGCAACGTTCCGCCGACCCCTCGCATGTGACGCGCGCGACCGGCGTGATCAGCCGCAATGCGCGGCAGCTTTCGCATATGGTCGACGACCTGCTCGACAGCGGCGCGATCGTCACCGGAAAACTGTCGGTGACTCTGCAACCGGTCGATCTCGGCGCACTCGCCGGGATCGTCGCCGAAGACATGCGCATGCATGCCGAAGCCAAGGGGCTGACGCTGATCGCCGACGATCTCGCATCCGTGATGGTGCTCGCCGACGAGAACCGGATGAAGCAGGTGGTGTGGAATCTGGTGTCGAACGCAGTGAAGTTCAGCGCGAACGGCACGATCAGTCTGTCGGTGCGGGCCGTGGGCGAGCGCGTTGAACTGGCGGTGCACGATACGGGTGCGGGTCTCGATGGCGACTCGCTGGAGCGCATTTTCGAACGCTTTCAGCAGTTCAGCGCGAACGGGTCAGGGCGTATCGCCGGTTTGGGCTTGGGGCTGTGGCTCGTGAAGAATCTGCTGGATCTGCACGGTGGGACGATTTGCGCCGAGAGTCCGGGTGTGGGGCAGGGCTCGACGTTCAGGGTCACGCTGCCGGTGTATCGCTGATCGAACCGCTTTTTGAGCGGCGCAAGCATCAGGAAGGAAGGCTGACAGCGCCTGCGCTTCCAGGCGCTGACGCGCGCCGGATCAACGCGGGTACGGCGGCGGTTCGTTCAACACTGCCCAGAACATGCCGAGATCGTTGATCGCGGCCATGAAGTCGTCGAACGCGACGGGCTTCACCACATACGCATTCACGCCGAGATCGTAACTGCGCAGCAAATCGCTTTCTTCTCGCGACGACGTGAGCATCACCACCGGAATGCGCTTAAGGCCGTCATCGCCGCGTACTGCCTTCAGCACTTCGTGACCGTCGATTTTCGGCAGTTTCTTGTCGAGCAAAATCACTGCCGGATTTTCATCCGCGCGATCCGCCCATTGTCCTTCGCGGCGCAGGTATTGCAGCGCCTCTTCGCCGTCCCGCAGCGACACGACCGGATTCGCGAGGCGCGTTTTTTCGAGCGCGATCAGCGTTAATTCCACGTCGTTCGGATTGTCTTCCACCAGCAGGATCGGTCTTAACACGTTGTTTCCTTCATTTTGATTCATCTTTTGAGTCCTTCGGCACGGGGCGGAAACGCTTGCCCGGTGACAACGCAGTCAGTCGCGCCACGGCCGCCGCCGCGGATTCCTCGCCGTCGCTCGGGTCGGCGACGAACACATGCGGAAGAGAAAAATATACCGCCGTGCCCTGGTCGATTTCACCGGTTGCCCAGGTTTTACCGCCATGCCTTTCAATGATGCGTTTGACACCAGCAAGGCCGATGCCCGTCCCCTCGAATTCTTCCACGCGATGCAGGCGCTGGAACACGCCGAACAGTTTATCGACGTAGCGCATGTCGAAACCCACGCCATTGTCCCTGACGAAAAACACGTGCTGGCCGGCAAGTTCGCCTGTGCCCGCCTGGCGGCCGATTTCGATCACCGCATGCTCGCGGGTCGAGGTGAATTTTACAGCGTTCTCGATCAGATTCCGGAGCACCACGTGCATCAGCACGGCGTCTGCGTTGACGTGGCCGAGTTCGTCGATACGCCACGTAATCGAGCGCGCGGGCGCGTCCTTGATCTCGTCGGCGGCGAGCGCTTCGGCCATTGTTTTCAGATCGACCGATTGCGGACGCAGCGCCGCGCGACCCATCTGTGAGAACGCGAGCAGGTCGTCGACGAGTTTGCCGCCGAACCGCGCCGACGAAATGATTCGCTCGACGAAATGACTGCCGCGTTCGCTCAGTCGTTCGCTTTCCAGTTCACGCAACAGATCGGCGAAACCGACGATGTGCCGCAACGGTGCGCGCAAATCGTGCGACACCGTGTACGAAAAGCCTTCAAGTTCCTTGTTCGCGCGACCGAGTTCGAGCGCCAGTTGCGCGAGTTCCTCGGCGCGGCGCAGCACGATCCCGAGCAACGCCGTGCGGAATTCGACGGCGATTTCGAGTTCGGCCGGACGCCACGCGAGCGAGCGGCCGCGCACCGTGTCGGTCCACACATCGAAACTCTTGCGCGGCGACAGCGAGTCGGCCAGGCCCGCGAGTTTCACGCGCGGGTCGCCGGCCCATTTGATGGTCTGCACGACTTCCTCGCGGAACCACAGCACGTAATTGCGGAACAGCTTCGAAATCGACACCGCGAGCAGCCCCGCGTAGTCAGGATGCGGCGGCAGGACGGTACAGGCGGTGGCGAGCGTGTCGGTGTCGAAGGTTTCGTCCACTTGCGTGTCGAGCCATTCGACCAGCTTCGTCACCTCCGCTTCGTGCGGCGTCGTGCCGACCAGCAGAATGCGGCCGTCGAACACAATCGCCGCGCCGGTCGATGCGGTCAGCCCAAGCAGTTCCTTCGGATCGTTGGCGAGCGCGTCGGTGAAGCTCTCGCTATTGGCCATGGTCGCGAGCAGCCGCGCGAGCGTGCGGCGCAATTCGAGCCGGTACTCGGCCTGCGCGTGATCTTCTTTCGCTTCGATCTGCAACGACAGCACCTGTGCGATGTGCTCGCACGCGGTACGCACTTCGAACGGCGGCACGCGCGCGCTGTCGTGATGACACGAAATCAGCCCCCACAATTTGCCGCGTACAACAATCGACATCGACATCGACGAAAACGTGCCCATGTTCTTCATGTACTGCACGTGGACCGGCGAGACGCTGCGCAGCGACGCGTAAGTGAGATCGGTAAGCTTGCCCGTCGACGGATGCAGCGGCGGCACCAGCGGCGTGGGCTGGTAGTCGGCATCCGCAATCAGACGGATGCGGTTGCGCACGTAGAGCGCGCGCGCCTGCGCCGGGATGTCCGAGGCCGGGAAGTGCTGGCCGTCGTACGACGCGTAACCCGGCTCGATATGTTCCGCGATCACCTGGCCGCTGCCCGTGTTGTCGAAGTTGTAGACCAGCGTGCGGCCATAACCGGTGATGCGCTGCACTTCGTCGGCGGCGAGTTGAGCGAGACCCTCGACCGTTTCGATGTCCTGCAGACGGTTGATGAACGTGCGCACCAGCGGATACATCGACGCGAACACGTCGCTCGTGCCGCGCGCGGGCTCCAGTTCGACGAACGCGATTCCCTGATGCCGATGCACGATGACCGCGAACGGCTTGACGCGCGCAGCGGCGCCGTTCGCGCGCGGGTCGTCCATCGAGCCGATGTAGAGGGGGATGCCTTCTTCCAGATGCGAGGCCAGCGCTTCGACAACGCGTGCCGCCCATTCGTCGCCGACAATGTGAGCAATCGGCTGGCCCAGCGCGTGTTCTGCGGGCGAACCGGTGAGGGCCGCGACATTCGCGCTGACCTGCAGCAATGTGCCGTCTTCGGCGATGCTGAACAAAAAGCCGTGCGGCTGGATGCCGCCGGGAATGTGGATGGGCTCTCTCGCGCAGTCAGCTTCGACTGCCGAAGACGCGGAAGATGTCAGGTCTGCCATGCGTGCTCCAGGAACAGTACGCTGCATTTTCGCATAGGGGGCCGGGGCGTGTTCTGGCGGCGTTGTGATTGGGACAGCGGAAGTTCGCGGGCAGCGACGTGGGCGTGATGTCACGCCTTTGTTTTTTTGTCGCCGCGTGGGTGCCGTGTTAGCTGCTCTTATGGTGCGTTTATCTCGCAAGTAGCTTTGCGCGGTCGCCGTGCTTCGACCTCGGTATTGCACGCCTGCGTTGGCCGCGCAAGCCTCATTCCCCGCGCGGATGCTCAAGAAAAAATCGCAGCATTTCCGCCGATGCATCCGGGCCCGCCGGGTCCGTGTACGTGCCGCGCTGGCTGCCGCCGGACCATGCGTGGCCCGCACCGTGGATCGTCCAGTTTTCCGCTTCGACACCGTTCGACGCGACGAGCTTTTGCACCGTGGCGTTGTGTGCGCCGCGTGCCGTTGACGATGGCGCGGAGACCGTCGCGGAGCCTGCATCGAACGATGCGAGAAGCTGCGCTGCATTCGACGGATGAACCGTTTTGTCCGCGTCGCCGTGAAACACGATCAGCGGACGCTGTGGCGCTACGTTTGCACGATGACGGGGCGTCTTGCCGCCCTTCATCGCGGCGAGCGCCGAGGGCAGGTCTTTCGCGCTTCCGTATGCGAGTCCCGAATGGACACCGGCCGCCGCGAACAGATCGGGCGAGGTTTTCAGCATGACGTCCGCCATCGCGCCGCCCGCCGACAAACCCGCCACATAGACGCGCGCCGGATCGATCCGGTAGTGCGCCATGACTTCACGCGTGATGCCCGCAATCAACGACGGCTCGCCGTGATCACGCTGCTGATCCGCAGGCTTGAACCAGTTCCAGCATTTCGAATGATTGGCCGATTGCGGCTGAACCGGATACGCGACGATGAACCGCTGACGCTCGGCCAGTTCGTTCATGCGCGTGCCTGCCGCGAAGTCGTCGGCGTTCTGCGTGCAGCCATGCAGCATCACGATGAGCGGTACGGGTTCGTCTTTGTAGCCGGTCGGCACATACAGCTTGTATTGACGCTGGCCCGCGCTGTTGGTGAAGGTGTGCGTGCTGACGGTGCCGGGCGATTCGGCGTCGATGGTGAAGGGGTCGTCGGTGTGCGGGCCGGGCTTCGTGTGGCTTTGCGCTTCGGTCCACGCTTGCGCCCAGTTGCTCGCGGACGGCGGGGTGAACGGCGGCGGCTGCGTCTGAGTGTGGACCGGTGGGACATGAGCGCCGCCTAGCGCGCGTTGAACGGCGGCGGTCGCTTCATGAGGGCCTTTCGTGCGCAATAGCTCGAAGGCGTCCTTCATCGATTTCAGGAAATCTTTGTTCATGGGGAGGTTCGTGTCCGTGGTGTTGGTTTGCGTCGGCGAGGCGGCGGTGGTGGCGTGCGCGTAGGGCTTCTGCTTCAGCGGATGCGCCCCTTGAGCGCCGCCTTGACCGCAGGCGACGCGTGAAACGCGCCGAGCACCACCACCGATGCAATCGTCGCAACGGCGAGTTCGGGCGATACGTCGGCGGCGATGCTGGCCAGCCCCAGCACATGGACGTCGAACTGCTCGTTTGCGGCCTGGGCCGCTTCGAGGTCGCGTCGTGAGAAATGCTGTAGACCGAGCACCATCGCGCGCCGCGTCACGGTTTCGGTGACGACCTGCGCGTGTACGGCAAGCTGATTGCGGATCGCGGTTCGGATCAGGTCGGTTCGGGTCGAGTAAAAGCCTTCTTCGACTAGCAGATCGATCTGACCGAGGTCGATCGGGCCGAGGTTGATGGTGATTTTTTCGGTCTCGCCGCCTTTGGGGCGGGAGGTGTCGACGAGATTGAGTTTGGGCATATTTTCGAGAGATAGATAGCTTGGCGCCATCCAATTAACATCCATTGGGATGGTTATACGCCTCTCGTGGGATGGCCGTCAAAGGGAAAATTTGGGGTCGGGAGGGGCGAGGCGAGGCGAGGGTAATTGACACGGATGTGCAGGCGCCGCGTCACCGGGCGCGAGTGGCTTGACGTTTGTTGAACCCCCTACCTGGGACACGCTCAATGACCATGTCCACCGTGGCCGCCTCCATGGCCTCCGCCATGGCCGCCGTAGTAGCCACCAAAGCCGATGCCGACGCCGACATCGATTGACGGCGCGGCGTAATAGCCCGGATAGCCCGGAGGGTAACCGTAGTAACCTGGAGCGGTCTGATAGACGGGCCCGGGATCGTAGCCGTAGCCATACGGTGGTGCGACGACGCAGCCAGCGAGACTGGCCGATATGACGACGATGCTGATCAATCGGATCATTTTCCCTCTCCCGTTATGACGGAGCGTCGCTCTGAGCACGCTTAACAGACAGGAGAGCAAAGGGCGGTCCTGATGAGCGGCGTAGGCGCGCTGCGTTAATTTCTTGTCGTTCTCGCCGCCTGCTTCTGCACTGTCGTGAGAAAGTCGCGCCCACTTTGATACGCGTCTTTGCGGTACATCATCCAACGTTGCGATGCGTCTGTTTTCAGTTCAGTACCGCGCATTACCTGGTCCCGTATCTAGCGACGGGGTCAACCTGACAAATCGTTGAGTGCAGTTGTTTTTGGAATACGCGAGCTACGCGATTTGGATCGAAGCAAATGAAAAAGCCGACCCATTTGGGTCGGCTTCATGTGGAGGAAACCTCATTAACCTGATTCCTGGAAACGATCGGCACCAAAGCCTGCCAGTCATTTCACATGAACATGGCTAATCGTCAATCGAGCTACATCAGCACAATATCGTATTGCTCCTGACTCAAATTCGATTCCACCTGCAACGACACCGGCTTGCCGATAAAGTCGATCAACATCGCCAGATGCTGCGACTCTTCCTCGAGGAACAGATCAATCACCTGCTGAGAAGCCACCACTCTGAATTCACGCGGGTTAAACTGCCGCGACTCGCGCAGAATCTCACGCAGCACGTCGTAGCAAACCGTTCGCGGCGTCTTGACCTGGCCCTTCCCCTGACACACCGGGCAAGGCTCGCACAACACATGCGCGAGCGACTCACGCGTGCGCTTACGGGTCATCTCCACCAGCCCCAACTGCGAAAAACCATTCACAGTTACTCGCGTCCGGTCACGAGACAGCGCCTTCTTCAATTCTCCCAATACCTGGTCGCGATGCTCGACGTTTTCCATATCGATGAAGTCGATAATGATCACGCCGCCCAGATTCCGCAGCCGCAATTGCCGGGCAATCGTATGCGCTGCTTCAAGGTTGGTTTTGAAAATCGTGTCGTCGAAATTACGCGCGCCGACATAGCCGCCGGTATTCACGTCGATGGTGGTCATCGCCTCGGTCTGATCGATCACGAGATAGCCGCCCGACTTCAGATCGACCCGGCGCGACAACGCGCGCTGAATTTCCGCCTCGATGTTGTACAGATCGAATAACGGCCGCTCGCCCGTGTAGTGATGCAGCTTCGACGACACCGCCGGCGTAAATTCAGCCGCAAAATCGGCGAGCATCTGATACGTCTCGCGCGAGTCGACCTGAATGCGCGATGTTTCGTCGTTGACGAAATCGCGCAGCACGCGTTGCGCCAGATTCAGATCCTGATAGAGCAGGCTGGTGGGCGGCATGCGCTGACCTTGCGCAACGATCGTCGCCCACGTCTTGCGTAAATACGCGACGTCGCCGGCCAGTTCTTCACTGGTCGCATCTTCAGCAATCGTACGAACGATATAGCCGCCTTTCTCGTCGGCGGGCAACACGGCGGTCAGACGCTTGCGCACGGCGTCGCGCTCGGCTTCGCTCTCGATCTTCTGCGAGATGCCGATATGCGGCTCCTGCGGCAGATACACCAGCGTGCGCCCGGCAATGCTCACTTGCGTGGACAGCCGCGCGCCCTTCGTGCCGATCGGGTCCTTGACGACCTGGACCATCAACGTCTGACCTTCGAAGACGATCTTTTCGATCGGCTGATGCGGTGCCTGATGTGCAGGTTCACCAGCAATACGTGGATGCCAGATATCGGCGACGTGAAGAAACGCGGCGCGTTCGAGGCCGATGTCGATAAAAGCGGATTGCATGCCCGGCAGAACACGAACGACCTTGCCGAGATAGACATTGCCGACGCGCCCGCGCGACAGCGTTCGTTCGACGTGAAGTTCCTGGACGGCGCCTTGCTGGACCAGCGCGACGCGCGTTTCCTGCGGCGTGACATTGATCAGGATTTCTTCATTCATGATGTTATTTTAGAAGTCGATGCGCGCTGCACGCAGGAGGGCAGCGGTTTCAAAAAGCGGCAAACCCATGATACCTGAATAGGACCCGTCGATATGACCGATAAACTCGGCTGCGCGTCCCTGCACGCCGTAAGCGCCCGCTTTGCCGAGGGGTTCGCCGCTTGCCACATAGCGACGGATCGCATCTGCGTGCAGTGCAGCAAAACGCACCTTCGACACCGATAACGCGGCGGGCAGCAACGAGCCTTGCGCATCGACCACCGCGACGGCGGTCAGCACTTCGTGATCGCGGCCCGCGAGGCGCGTGAGCATCGCGATGGCGTCGTCGGCATCGACGGGCTTGCCGAGAATCGCGTCGTCGATCGTGACGGTTGTGTCTGCAACCAGGATTGGCCGCGCAGCGTGGCCGCCTGCGACGAGCCGCTCGCGCGCCGCGTGGGCCTTCGCGATGCACACCCGCTGCACGTAGTCGTGTGCGCGTTCGCCGGGCAACTCAGCTTCGAGCGCTTCGGCATCTTCATCGGGACGCGGCAGCAGCCGTTCATAACGCACGCCGAGCTGTTGCAGCAACTCCTGGCGGCGGGGGCTTTGCGAAGCGAGGTAGACGAACGGATGCAGCGAGTCGGCGGACGTGGGCATGAACGGGTCTCGAAAGATGGGCGGGTTGCGTGAGCGCGCGTGTCAGCGCATGAAGGGCGCGCGAGGTGTCGGCGATGAACGTGCGCCAGGTACGATGGATGCGAAGGTGCGCAATCCATCGCACCGGTCAGGCGTCGATCGGCGCGACGGAGAGGATCAACACGGAGATCGACGCCGGAGATCGGCGCAAAACAGCGACACGCGCGTCGGTGCGGCGTCAGCAGCAAAACTGGAAACGCCTGGCCAACGCCACGCTTTTTCAGCCTCGCCGCGTGATCCGCTCACACGCGATGATAGGGGTGATTTTGCGTGATGGTCCACGCGCGGTAAAGCTGTTCGGCGAGCAGGACGCGGACCATCGCGTGCGGCAGCGTGAGGCTCGACACGCGCAGCAGCATGTCGGCACGCGACTTCAGGTCAGGATCGAGCCCGTCGGCACCGCCGATCAGGAACGCGACGTCGCGGCCGTCCTGCTGCCAGCCGGGCAACGCGGTCGCCAGTTGCATCGTGGTCCAGTCCTTGCCGCGTTCGTCGAGCGCGACGATGCGCGCGTTCTTCGGCAACGCGGCTTCGATCTTCACACGCTCGGCGGCCATCACGCTCTCCGCCGACCGCCCCGACGAGCGCTGCTCGGGCTTGATTTCGCGCAGCTCGATGCGCAGTTCGGGCGGCATACGCTTCGCGTATTCGTCGAAGCCGGTGGCGATCCAGTCGGGCATCTTGTGGCCGACGGCGAGGATGTGCAGTTTCATCAGCGATGCAATGAAGGAGGGAGCCGCGATCTTTACGGGCGATAGCCGGCCCGCAAAGTCCGCTGATCTGGGCTTACTTGCGCTTGGCCGCAGTCTTGCGCGCCGGCTTCTTCGCAGCAGCTGCTTCGCCGTCTTCGTCCTCTTCCTCGTCGTCGGGCTCGCTCGAACGCGCGCCGCCGAACGGATCGGGCGTGGACAATTTCAGGCGCACCGGCTTGTCACCCCAGATTTCTTCGAGGTTGTAGTACTGGCGCAGCGCCGGTTGCAGGATGTGGACGACTGCGTCGCCGCAGTCCACCAGCACCCATTCGCCGACGTCGTCGCCTTCGGTGCTGATGACGTCGCCGCCTGCTTCTTTCACGCTGTCGCGCACGTTCGAAGCCAGCGCCTTGGTTTGCCGGTTCGACGTGCCGCTCGCGACGATCACGCGATCGAACAGCGAGGTCAGGTGGCTGGTGTTGAACACCTTGATGTCTTGCGCCTTGACGTCTTCGAGAGCGTCGACGATCACGCGTTGTAGTTTGCGAATATCCATGGGGTTACCGGTGGTACAGATGATGTTGAAGAATATAGTCCCACACCGCAGTGGGGACATGGCTCGCCGCCTGGTCTTGCTGTTCGCCGCCCGCGAGGGCTAGTTGCTGGCTCACCTGTTCGCGCAGATGCGCGCGAATTTCGGTGGCCGAGACGTTGAACGCAAGCGTCGTATCGATCAGCAAGTGGCCGCAGGGCGTAGCTTGCAGAACGTCGACGCGGGCACGGCGCGCGTCGATTTCTTGAGCGACCACCGGAGGTATCGACGCAAGATCGAAACCGGGCCGGGTGGCCGCGCAGATGTGGGCGAAGTCGAACAGATGCTTCCAGTCGCGCCATGTGTCGAGGTGCACGAGCTGATCCGCGCCCATCAACAGCGCGATCGAGGCATCGTCGCCTTCGCGTTCACGCCAGAGCTTCAGCGTGTCGAGTGTGTAAGTCGGGCCGTCGTGATCGATTTCGTCGGTCGCGACCCGCACCGTGACGCCCGGCAGCACGAGCGACGTAGCCGCCGCGCGCGTCATCGCCAGACGATGCACGGCGGCCGTCACGTCCGATTTCTGCCACGGCTGGCCGGCCGGCAGCAGCACCAGTTCGGTCAGTTGCAGCACGTCGGCGAAACGCCG from the Paraburkholderia fungorum genome contains:
- a CDS encoding mechanosensitive ion channel family protein: MNDLLARIVHFQPSVLVTMTHDALHIVLALLILVVGWWLSNRVGALFAKALARTHADPTLAPMLAAMGTWAVRVLVFIAALGEVGIATASVLAVLGAAGLAIGLALQGTLQNIAAGMMLLLLRPFRVGDVIEGSGAAAGIVREVGLFTTRIERGDGNAVFVPNSQIWSNPVINYSSGGTQRIEVEVELAQRKDVDAAIGELKKLVADEPRVLSGSTLAPMVTVSDYPDDGGAKLRIAAWVRTPDASLATDDLHEHAQAALEQAGCPVAA
- a CDS encoding biliverdin-producing heme oxygenase, with amino-acid sequence MIDTSESAGRSSSEKDSTPGVIAALRDATAERHELLHEIMPLSVDSVALRDYLAHLAILRDWLEPLDAWLQTFNDGPQSPALPASMNRLALIDADLANASVSPRDLAGIDEIASAGRARRWSGPQSAAYRWGVCYVIEGSQLGGAVLYARLKERLAPHPLGYLDAGRDTLGPRWRAFTRAIAAEVQTPVSIDEACRGAADAFDRLIELAQRPAGAACTSLA
- a CDS encoding sensor histidine kinase, encoding MDSFRQNPPASTFALDAAAVFDLLPEAYVILNRRYEIVLANARYLDLTGQSLIDLQGKSILDTNQFGTAEQRDARRTWLTTALRELSGAQPKWSPLFRYEMPVHQDDGAGEEESAGQRVPRYWKVKASLLAASPGQGEPGNLSGHIVLRVSEVTTQISDYERDQRERAKLRSQAQLRLLLADEARAQLREHQERFQLAMAFSQLGAWELDPATGVIECTDQCKTNLGLGPTSALSEQRLFEQIVHPEDRDRLRAAMNQALAAHEHFEVDYRIGWASGAIRWILVRGTGRFLPDGTLSSVIGFTLDITSRKEAELEQREIAASEKRAREHSERLAMAMDHFVTTVSHELRSPLSAIMSWTDLLQRSADPSHVTRATGVISRNARQLSHMVDDLLDSGAIVTGKLSVTLQPVDLGALAGIVAEDMRMHAEAKGLTLIADDLASVMVLADENRMKQVVWNLVSNAVKFSANGTISLSVRAVGERVELAVHDTGAGLDGDSLERIFERFQQFSANGSGRIAGLGLGLWLVKNLLDLHGGTICAESPGVGQGSTFRVTLPVYR
- a CDS encoding response regulator — its product is MLRPILLVEDNPNDVELTLIALEKTRLANPVVSLRDGEEALQYLRREGQWADRADENPAVILLDKKLPKIDGHEVLKAVRGDDGLKRIPVVMLTSSREESDLLRSYDLGVNAYVVKPVAFDDFMAAINDLGMFWAVLNEPPPYPR
- a CDS encoding ATP-binding protein translates to MADLTSSASSAVEADCAREPIHIPGGIQPHGFLFSIAEDGTLLQVSANVAALTGSPAEHALGQPIAHIVGDEWAARVVEALASHLEEGIPLYIGSMDDPRANGAAARVKPFAVIVHRHQGIAFVELEPARGTSDVFASMYPLVRTFINRLQDIETVEGLAQLAADEVQRITGYGRTLVYNFDNTGSGQVIAEHIEPGYASYDGQHFPASDIPAQARALYVRNRIRLIADADYQPTPLVPPLHPSTGKLTDLTYASLRSVSPVHVQYMKNMGTFSSMSMSIVVRGKLWGLISCHHDSARVPPFEVRTACEHIAQVLSLQIEAKEDHAQAEYRLELRRTLARLLATMANSESFTDALANDPKELLGLTASTGAAIVFDGRILLVGTTPHEAEVTKLVEWLDTQVDETFDTDTLATACTVLPPHPDYAGLLAVSISKLFRNYVLWFREEVVQTIKWAGDPRVKLAGLADSLSPRKSFDVWTDTVRGRSLAWRPAELEIAVEFRTALLGIVLRRAEELAQLALELGRANKELEGFSYTVSHDLRAPLRHIVGFADLLRELESERLSERGSHFVERIISSARFGGKLVDDLLAFSQMGRAALRPQSVDLKTMAEALAADEIKDAPARSITWRIDELGHVNADAVLMHVVLRNLIENAVKFTSTREHAVIEIGRQAGTGELAGQHVFFVRDNGVGFDMRYVDKLFGVFQRLHRVEEFEGTGIGLAGVKRIIERHGGKTWATGEIDQGTAVYFSLPHVFVADPSDGEESAAAAVARLTALSPGKRFRPVPKDSKDESK
- a CDS encoding extracellular catalytic domain type 1 short-chain-length polyhydroxyalkanoate depolymerase, with protein sequence MNKDFLKSMKDAFELLRTKGPHEATAAVQRALGGAHVPPVHTQTQPPPFTPPSASNWAQAWTEAQSHTKPGPHTDDPFTIDAESPGTVSTHTFTNSAGQRQYKLYVPTGYKDEPVPLIVMLHGCTQNADDFAAGTRMNELAERQRFIVAYPVQPQSANHSKCWNWFKPADQQRDHGEPSLIAGITREVMAHYRIDPARVYVAGLSAGGAMADVMLKTSPDLFAAAGVHSGLAYGSAKDLPSALAAMKGGKTPRHRANVAPQRPLIVFHGDADKTVHPSNAAQLLASFDAGSATVSAPSSTARGAHNATVQKLVASNGVEAENWTIHGAGHAWSGGSQRGTYTDPAGPDASAEMLRFFLEHPRGE
- a CDS encoding CopG family transcriptional regulator; this translates as MPKLNLVDTSRPKGGETEKITINLGPIDLGQIDLLVEEGFYSTRTDLIRTAIRNQLAVHAQVVTETVTRRAMVLGLQHFSRRDLEAAQAANEQFDVHVLGLASIAADVSPELAVATIASVVVLGAFHASPAVKAALKGRIR